A stretch of Microbacterium sp. 4R-513 DNA encodes these proteins:
- the ald gene encoding alanine dehydrogenase — protein MRISVPTEIKNNEYRVALTPSGVHDLAAAGHEVFVQRGAGEGSSMPDAEYEAAGATLLDDAAEVWARAELLLKVKEPIESEYGYFRDDLVLFTYLHLAADRPLTERLVADRVTAIAYETVQLPGGGLPLLAPMSEVAGRLAPTVGAATLMRSAGGLGLLMSGVPGTRPARVTVIGGGVAGANAAVIAVGLGADVTVFDTNVQRLRYLDDHFQGRVKTAASNPLDLDRAVTDSDLVIGSVLIPGAKAPKLVTNDMVSRMRPGSVLVDIAVDQGGCFEDTRPTTHADPTFPVHGSIFYCVANMPGAVPNTSTSALTNATLPYIRQIVRSGWKDALRRDPALAAGLNTVDGTVANEGVATAHGLELSPLAGVLA, from the coding sequence ATGAGGATCTCCGTCCCTACCGAGATCAAGAACAACGAGTACCGCGTCGCGCTCACCCCGTCCGGCGTGCACGACCTCGCCGCCGCCGGGCACGAGGTGTTCGTGCAGCGCGGCGCGGGCGAGGGATCGTCGATGCCGGACGCCGAGTACGAGGCAGCCGGTGCGACGCTCCTCGACGACGCTGCCGAGGTCTGGGCGAGGGCCGAACTCCTCCTCAAGGTGAAGGAGCCGATCGAGAGCGAGTACGGCTACTTCCGTGACGACCTCGTGCTGTTCACCTACCTGCACCTCGCGGCCGACCGCCCGCTCACAGAGCGCCTCGTCGCTGACCGCGTCACCGCCATCGCCTACGAGACCGTCCAGCTCCCGGGTGGCGGGCTCCCCCTCCTCGCGCCGATGAGCGAGGTTGCGGGCCGACTGGCGCCGACCGTCGGCGCTGCGACGCTCATGCGCTCGGCGGGCGGGCTCGGACTCCTCATGTCCGGAGTCCCCGGCACGCGTCCCGCGCGCGTCACGGTCATCGGCGGCGGAGTCGCCGGCGCGAACGCCGCCGTCATCGCGGTCGGGCTCGGGGCCGACGTCACGGTGTTCGACACCAACGTCCAGCGCCTGCGCTACCTCGACGACCACTTTCAGGGCCGCGTGAAGACCGCGGCATCCAACCCGCTCGATCTCGACCGCGCGGTCACGGACTCGGATCTGGTGATCGGCTCGGTGCTCATCCCGGGTGCGAAGGCGCCCAAGCTCGTCACGAACGACATGGTGAGCCGCATGCGGCCCGGAAGCGTCCTCGTCGACATCGCGGTCGACCAGGGCGGATGCTTCGAAGACACGCGCCCGACGACGCACGCCGATCCCACCTTCCCGGTTCACGGCAGCATCTTCTACTGCGTCGCGAACATGCCCGGCGCCGTCCCGAACACGTCGACGTCGGCGCTGACGAACGCCACCCTCCCGTACATCCGTCAGATCGTGCGATCGGGATGGAAGGACGCTCTGCGCCGGGATCCGGCCCTCGCCGCCGGGCTCAACACGGTGGACGGCACCGTCGCCAACGAGGGCGTCGCGACAGCGCACGGCCTCGAACTGTCGCCGCTCGCGGGCGTTCTCGCCTGA
- a CDS encoding DUF5655 domain-containing protein: MLMADAVWTVEDHLAQGDERTVALWHRFASILEGFGPTTLSVSKTTVTFKGSRRGFAGARPTAEALVGYFDLMRELPADRRVRSASRFDRNLVVHHFTVTDASDLDAEFVGWLEEAYAVGNGAHLRR; encoded by the coding sequence ATGCTGATGGCCGACGCCGTCTGGACCGTCGAGGACCATCTCGCACAGGGCGATGAGCGAACCGTCGCCCTGTGGCACCGCTTCGCCTCGATCCTGGAGGGGTTCGGGCCGACCACCCTGTCGGTCAGCAAGACCACCGTGACCTTCAAGGGCTCGCGGCGGGGGTTCGCGGGCGCCCGGCCGACAGCCGAGGCGCTCGTGGGCTACTTCGATCTCATGCGCGAGCTTCCCGCCGACCGCCGGGTGCGCAGTGCGTCGCGCTTCGACCGCAACCTGGTCGTGCACCACTTCACGGTGACGGATGCCTCGGACCTCGACGCCGAGTTCGTCGGCTGGCTCGAGGAGGCCTACGCCGTGGGCAACGGCGCGCACCTGCGCCGCTGA
- a CDS encoding APC family permease: protein MSTTPIDLNRPDGKGLKAGALGLWGSTVIGLASTAPVYSLVATLGFVVLAVGAQAPIAFVIAFVPMLFIAFAYRELNNKIPDCGTTFTWGTKAFGPWVGWLGGWGVAVAGTVVLANLAQIAAIYFWALVDGIVGTSEDALLSDNVPLVTATGVVFIAAMTWVSWRGVEIGERIQNVLLGIQYLALAVFVIAALWQFFAGTAPDPTPFDLSWFNPFAFTDWSGFIEAILLAIFIYWGWDTCLALNEETKDPKRIPGRAALLTTVILLVTYVGVTVAAMMYAGLGETGTGLGNEANADDFFLAIKDGLLGPVGWVLVVAVMISAISSTQTTILPTARGTLAMAAYKALPKKFADVHPEYKTPSFSTLAMGIVASVYYIGMTLISDNILQDSILSLGLAIAFYYAITGYACVWYFRSELFTSTRNFFYKFLFPLVGALMLTYAFVQSAIDMYDVDYGYTVLLGIGGTFVMGIGALAFGVLLMFLWYFFPRAKPFFRGESLNRETPVLVPEDPADYARSIDGGLA from the coding sequence GTGTCTACTACCCCTATCGACCTGAACCGGCCCGACGGCAAAGGTCTCAAGGCGGGGGCTCTCGGACTGTGGGGTTCCACGGTCATCGGCCTCGCCTCGACCGCTCCCGTCTACTCCCTCGTCGCGACCCTCGGCTTCGTGGTGCTCGCGGTCGGCGCACAGGCGCCGATCGCCTTCGTCATAGCCTTCGTGCCGATGCTCTTCATCGCCTTCGCCTACCGAGAGCTCAACAACAAGATCCCCGACTGCGGCACCACCTTCACGTGGGGCACGAAGGCGTTCGGGCCCTGGGTGGGCTGGCTGGGCGGCTGGGGCGTCGCGGTCGCCGGCACGGTGGTGCTCGCGAACCTCGCGCAGATCGCAGCGATCTACTTCTGGGCGCTCGTCGACGGAATCGTCGGCACCTCGGAGGATGCTCTGCTCTCCGACAATGTGCCGCTCGTGACGGCGACCGGCGTCGTCTTCATCGCGGCGATGACGTGGGTCAGCTGGCGCGGCGTCGAGATCGGCGAGCGCATCCAGAACGTGCTGCTCGGCATCCAGTACCTCGCCCTCGCGGTCTTCGTGATCGCAGCCCTCTGGCAGTTCTTCGCCGGCACGGCTCCGGACCCGACCCCCTTCGACCTGTCGTGGTTCAACCCCTTCGCCTTCACCGACTGGTCGGGCTTCATCGAGGCGATCCTCTTGGCGATCTTCATCTACTGGGGCTGGGACACCTGCCTCGCCCTCAACGAGGAGACGAAGGACCCGAAGCGCATCCCGGGTCGCGCGGCGCTGCTCACGACCGTCATCCTCCTCGTCACCTACGTGGGCGTGACGGTGGCCGCCATGATGTACGCCGGACTCGGCGAGACCGGCACCGGACTCGGGAACGAGGCGAACGCCGACGACTTCTTCCTGGCGATCAAGGATGGTCTCCTCGGGCCCGTCGGCTGGGTGCTCGTCGTCGCCGTCATGATCTCGGCGATCTCCTCCACTCAGACGACGATCCTGCCGACCGCACGCGGAACGCTGGCGATGGCGGCGTACAAGGCGCTGCCGAAGAAGTTCGCCGACGTCCACCCCGAGTACAAGACGCCGTCCTTCTCGACGCTGGCCATGGGCATCGTCGCGAGCGTGTACTACATCGGCATGACGCTGATCAGCGACAACATCCTGCAGGACTCGATCCTGTCGCTGGGGCTCGCGATCGCGTTCTACTACGCGATCACCGGGTACGCGTGCGTCTGGTACTTCCGCAGCGAACTCTTCACCTCGACGAGGAACTTCTTCTACAAGTTCCTCTTCCCGCTGGTCGGGGCGCTCATGCTGACGTACGCGTTCGTGCAGTCCGCGATCGACATGTACGACGTCGACTACGGCTACACGGTGCTCCTCGGCATCGGGGGAACGTTCGTCATGGGCATCGGCGCGCTCGCGTTCGGCGTGCTGCTGATGTTCCTGTGGTACTTCTTCCCCCGCGCGAAGCCGTTCTTCCGCGGCGAGAGCCTCAACCGCGAGACGCCGGTGCTGGTGCCCGAGGATCCCGCGGACTACGCCCGCTCGATCGACGGCGGCCTCGCCTAG
- a CDS encoding ATP-binding protein, whose product MASFASLLDPSLEALDEPLTLPPEPTPPKRPSIPLLATAVPVLGAVGLWLLTGSVLSLWFALLGPLVAAATLLDGLRTARRERRRAEQETDAAHVRVEASVRARHDRERDRRRTRHPDVAGYLTRETETWRAVPGRSEVLVVGRGDAPSGLHVTGGGSDARSVAVRRTALVLTDAPVVVPAAGGIAVVGPPVLAAAVCRGLVLQACLASPPAELRIIGPLGVADRWVEGLPHRGAATGRTLAVVGEGATVPADVESYIVRVPLGGPVPPGCDTVLTVHAPDRASVDTGGEVHEVAIEGLSAAQALHAAAAITALAADLPGAGAATAGPIPLGPLLVDAPSKALAARIGREGGSPSVIDLVADGPHAVVAGMTGSGKSELLVTWVLALCATRSPREVSFLLADFKGGTAFDALAALPHVAGVITDLDGAGARRAIESLRAEVRWREAELARVGARDVTDPRVELPRLVVIVDEFAALLGDHPELHAVFTDIAARGRALGMHLILGTQRVSGVVREALLANCPLRVSLRVADAADSRAVVGTDEAARLPGGESARGVALVRGAGDAAPRRVQVALSSPADLARIAEASDPHRPRRPWLPDLPERLHLADLARPSAGGDIVLGLADEPDQQRQVPAVLSREDRGMLVVGAAGTGKTTALRTIAAQVTQPISVPSDPEGAWDAVHELWDDPPPRGSVLLIDDLDALAARLPPDYALELTERLERIVRGAGDHGHLVVASAQRLSGAASRIAELLPRRALLAAPSRAEYVALGGEPRHHVPDQPRGRARIDGRAVQFAVPPPIQAVAERELPPWFPSTAITGFAARRSSASRAMLGLWEEAGAQVMTVAQVAAVGLDEAAQRDELVVVVGDAEDWQRHWHVLTAVRDDHSLVIDPSVGSDFRALSADRALPPYCAPGRSRAWLCRDGLPPERIALPRPPETQRGLTPGG is encoded by the coding sequence GTGGCCTCCTTCGCTTCGCTGCTCGACCCGTCCCTCGAGGCGCTCGACGAACCGCTGACCCTCCCGCCAGAGCCGACGCCGCCGAAGCGCCCGTCCATCCCCCTCCTCGCGACGGCCGTCCCCGTCCTGGGGGCGGTCGGGCTGTGGCTTCTCACAGGCTCGGTGCTGTCGCTCTGGTTCGCGCTCCTCGGTCCCCTCGTGGCCGCCGCGACGCTGCTCGACGGCCTCCGGACCGCTCGCCGGGAACGCCGGCGGGCGGAGCAGGAGACGGATGCCGCGCACGTCCGGGTCGAGGCATCCGTCCGGGCACGCCACGACCGCGAGCGCGACCGGCGACGCACGCGGCATCCCGACGTCGCGGGGTACCTCACTCGCGAGACCGAGACGTGGCGCGCCGTGCCGGGGCGGTCGGAGGTGCTTGTCGTGGGGAGGGGCGATGCGCCGAGCGGACTCCACGTGACGGGAGGCGGCTCGGACGCTCGGAGCGTCGCTGTCCGCAGGACGGCGCTCGTGCTGACCGATGCGCCGGTCGTGGTGCCGGCGGCAGGCGGGATCGCCGTTGTGGGACCGCCGGTCCTCGCGGCTGCTGTCTGTCGCGGCCTCGTCTTGCAGGCGTGTCTGGCGTCGCCGCCCGCCGAGCTGCGGATCATCGGCCCTCTGGGCGTGGCAGATCGGTGGGTGGAGGGCTTGCCGCACCGAGGGGCGGCAACGGGCCGGACGCTCGCCGTGGTGGGCGAGGGCGCGACCGTGCCCGCGGACGTCGAGTCCTATATCGTCCGGGTTCCCCTCGGCGGACCTGTGCCCCCGGGCTGCGACACGGTCCTCACCGTGCACGCGCCGGACCGAGCCTCGGTCGATACCGGGGGAGAGGTCCACGAGGTGGCGATCGAGGGACTCTCCGCCGCGCAGGCGCTGCACGCCGCTGCCGCGATCACGGCTCTCGCGGCCGACCTCCCCGGCGCGGGGGCGGCGACAGCCGGGCCGATCCCGCTCGGCCCGCTGCTCGTCGACGCTCCGTCCAAGGCGCTCGCAGCCCGGATCGGCCGGGAGGGCGGCAGCCCCTCCGTCATCGATCTCGTCGCCGACGGACCTCATGCCGTCGTCGCCGGGATGACCGGAAGCGGAAAGAGCGAGCTCCTCGTCACCTGGGTGCTCGCACTCTGCGCCACGCGATCGCCGCGAGAGGTGAGCTTTCTCCTCGCCGACTTCAAGGGCGGCACGGCCTTCGACGCGCTTGCCGCGCTGCCTCACGTGGCCGGAGTGATCACGGATCTCGACGGGGCCGGCGCTCGACGGGCGATCGAGAGCCTCCGGGCCGAAGTCCGCTGGCGTGAGGCGGAGCTCGCGCGCGTCGGCGCGAGGGACGTCACCGATCCGCGGGTCGAGCTTCCCCGGCTCGTCGTGATCGTCGACGAGTTCGCGGCGCTGCTCGGCGATCACCCGGAGCTGCATGCCGTGTTCACCGACATCGCCGCCCGGGGCCGGGCGCTGGGGATGCACCTCATCCTCGGGACGCAGCGCGTCTCGGGCGTCGTGCGCGAGGCTCTGCTCGCGAACTGCCCGCTGCGGGTCAGTCTCCGGGTCGCCGACGCCGCCGACAGTCGCGCGGTGGTCGGCACCGACGAGGCGGCACGGCTCCCTGGTGGTGAGAGCGCACGGGGCGTCGCGCTCGTCCGGGGAGCGGGGGATGCCGCGCCCCGCCGCGTCCAGGTCGCTCTGTCCTCGCCTGCCGACCTCGCGCGCATCGCCGAGGCATCCGACCCGCATCGCCCGCGACGGCCCTGGCTGCCCGACCTGCCGGAGCGGCTGCATCTGGCGGATCTGGCTCGCCCGAGCGCGGGTGGCGACATCGTGCTCGGTCTGGCCGACGAACCGGATCAGCAGCGGCAGGTCCCCGCGGTGCTGAGCAGAGAAGACCGGGGAATGCTCGTCGTCGGGGCCGCGGGAACCGGCAAGACGACCGCGCTGCGCACGATCGCGGCCCAGGTCACCCAGCCCATCTCAGTGCCCTCCGACCCCGAGGGGGCGTGGGATGCCGTGCACGAGTTGTGGGACGACCCGCCTCCGCGCGGGTCGGTGCTGCTGATCGACGACCTCGATGCACTTGCGGCGCGCCTGCCTCCCGACTACGCGCTCGAACTCACAGAACGACTCGAGCGCATCGTGCGCGGAGCAGGGGACCACGGCCATCTCGTCGTCGCCTCGGCGCAGCGGCTCTCGGGAGCGGCGTCCCGGATCGCCGAACTGCTTCCCCGTCGGGCGCTCCTGGCCGCTCCGTCGCGCGCCGAGTACGTGGCGCTCGGCGGCGAGCCGCGCCACCACGTGCCCGATCAGCCGCGCGGGCGGGCGCGTATCGACGGCCGAGCAGTCCAGTTCGCCGTGCCTCCGCCCATCCAGGCCGTCGCCGAGCGGGAGCTCCCGCCCTGGTTCCCGTCCACCGCCATCACCGGGTTCGCCGCTCGGCGATCGTCGGCGAGCCGTGCGATGCTCGGCCTCTGGGAGGAAGCCGGCGCACAGGTCATGACGGTGGCGCAGGTCGCCGCGGTGGGTCTCGACGAGGCCGCACAGCGAGACGAACTCGTCGTCGTGGTCGGCGACGCGGAGGACTGGCAGCGGCACTGGCACGTGCTCACCGCCGTCCGCGACGACCACTCGCTGGTCATCGACCCATCCGTCGGATCCGACTTCCGCGCGCTGAGCGCCGACCGCGCGCTGCCGCCGTACTGCGCGCCGGGGCGATCACGGGCGTGGCTGTGCCGGGACGGTCTGCCGCCCGAGCGCATCGCGCTTCCTCGGCCACCCGAGACGCAGCGGGGCCTGACCCCGGGAGGGTGA
- a CDS encoding protein phosphatase 2C domain-containing protein: MPEVSTQHRSVHIGDRSKGETIELAWAGATHTGRRRDANQDALLAEYPLFVVADGMGGHLGGEIASSSTVDRLRGVVDAGSVTPKTIEKGLARAVKDIASHPETTDDGTGTTLTGVYLDTSEDPPHWVTLNIGDSRVYLLRDGAIAQVTTDHSVVQELVAAGRLSPEEAENHPYGNVITRAVGPSESVAPDYVRLEVTDGDRFVICSDGLTKELTDYGIQHFLAENADPADAVSSMLDAALENGGRDNITVIVLDVAVPGASSTATG; encoded by the coding sequence GTGCCGGAAGTATCCACCCAGCATCGCTCGGTGCACATCGGCGATCGCTCGAAGGGCGAGACGATCGAGCTCGCGTGGGCGGGTGCGACTCACACGGGGCGACGTCGCGACGCCAATCAGGATGCGCTGCTCGCGGAGTATCCGCTCTTCGTCGTCGCCGACGGCATGGGCGGTCACCTGGGCGGCGAGATCGCGAGCTCGAGCACGGTCGACCGCTTGCGCGGAGTGGTGGATGCCGGGAGCGTGACGCCGAAGACCATCGAGAAGGGCCTCGCGCGAGCCGTCAAAGACATCGCCTCCCATCCCGAGACCACCGACGACGGGACCGGCACGACGCTGACGGGCGTGTACCTCGACACGAGCGAGGATCCGCCCCACTGGGTCACGCTGAACATCGGCGACTCGCGCGTGTACCTGCTGCGCGACGGTGCGATCGCCCAGGTCACGACTGATCACTCCGTCGTCCAGGAGCTCGTCGCCGCGGGCCGGCTGAGCCCGGAAGAGGCCGAGAACCACCCGTATGGCAATGTCATCACGCGCGCCGTAGGTCCGAGCGAGAGCGTCGCGCCCGACTACGTGCGCCTCGAGGTGACCGACGGAGATCGATTCGTCATCTGCTCCGACGGACTGACGAAAGAGCTCACCGACTACGGCATCCAGCACTTCCTCGCCGAGAACGCCGACCCGGCCGATGCGGTCTCGTCGATGCTGGATGCGGCTCTCGAGAACGGCGGCCGCGACAACATCACGGTCATCGTGCTCGACGTCGCCGTCCCCGGCGCCTCCTCCACAGCCACGGGCTGA
- a CDS encoding ABC transporter ATP-binding protein, whose product MPMPRGPMGQAGPGEKAQNFGPSAKRLLGTLRTDMPQLIVVLVLGTLSVALSVIGPKLLGNATNVVFAGFVSLQMPAGATKQQVIDGLVAQGDQQQADMLSTMDFVPGAGIDFQQLAMIVMAVLFVYVFASIFGWLQARILNGVVQRAMNRLRMQVEDKIQRLPLSYFDKVQRGELLSRVTNDVDNIGQTMQQTLSQVVISLLTVIGVLVMMFVISPLLALIALVTIPLTLVVTVFVAKRSQKLFVAQWKATGILNARVEETFSGHSIVKVFGHQKEVEANFRDENEEVYRASFGAQFISGVIMPAMMFIGNLVYVAIAVVGGLQVAAGLMSIGDVQAFIQYSRQFTQPLSQLGSMANLLQSGVASAERVFELLDEAEETSDPDPARTAPESASHLAFEDVSFSYSPDKPLIDGLVLEAHPGSTVAIVGPTGAGKTTLVNLIMRFYDVDSGRITLDGVDTRTMTRDDLRARTGMVLQDTWLFAGTIRENIAYGRPDASDEEIVTAATAAYVDRFVHALPDGYDTMLDDEATNLSVGERQLVTIARAFLADPRILILDEATSSVDTRTELLIQRAMSRLRADRTAFVIAHRLSTIRDADLILVMENGSIVEQGSHEELLRTRGAYWRLYNAQFEGAIGDEEAEEPVLVGAPPVPTTATILAASAEEDFEALEG is encoded by the coding sequence ATGCCGATGCCCAGGGGCCCGATGGGCCAGGCCGGTCCCGGCGAGAAGGCGCAGAACTTCGGTCCGAGCGCGAAGCGGCTCCTCGGCACGCTCCGCACCGACATGCCGCAGCTCATCGTCGTGCTCGTCCTCGGTACTCTCAGCGTCGCCCTCTCGGTCATCGGGCCGAAGCTGCTCGGCAATGCGACGAACGTGGTGTTCGCGGGCTTCGTCTCGCTGCAGATGCCGGCGGGGGCGACGAAGCAGCAGGTCATCGACGGCCTCGTCGCGCAGGGCGATCAGCAGCAGGCCGACATGCTCTCGACGATGGACTTCGTGCCCGGCGCGGGCATCGACTTCCAGCAGCTGGCCATGATCGTCATGGCCGTGCTCTTCGTGTACGTCTTCGCGAGCATCTTCGGCTGGCTGCAGGCCCGCATCCTCAACGGGGTCGTCCAGCGCGCCATGAACCGGCTGCGCATGCAGGTCGAGGACAAGATCCAGCGCCTGCCCCTCTCGTACTTCGACAAGGTGCAGCGCGGCGAGCTCCTGAGCCGCGTGACGAACGATGTCGACAACATCGGCCAGACGATGCAGCAGACGCTGTCCCAGGTCGTCATCTCGCTGCTGACGGTCATCGGCGTGCTCGTGATGATGTTCGTCATCTCGCCGCTCCTCGCCCTCATCGCGCTCGTCACGATCCCGCTGACGCTCGTCGTGACCGTCTTCGTCGCGAAGCGCTCGCAGAAGCTCTTCGTCGCCCAGTGGAAGGCCACCGGCATCCTCAACGCGCGTGTGGAGGAGACCTTCTCCGGGCACTCGATCGTGAAGGTCTTCGGTCACCAGAAGGAGGTCGAGGCGAACTTCCGCGACGAGAACGAAGAGGTCTACCGCGCGAGCTTCGGCGCGCAGTTCATCTCGGGCGTCATCATGCCCGCCATGATGTTCATCGGGAACCTGGTCTACGTGGCGATCGCCGTCGTCGGCGGGCTGCAGGTCGCGGCGGGTCTGATGTCGATCGGCGATGTCCAGGCGTTCATCCAGTACTCGCGGCAGTTCACCCAGCCCCTCAGCCAGCTGGGGTCGATGGCGAACCTCCTCCAGTCCGGGGTCGCGAGCGCCGAGCGCGTGTTCGAGCTGCTCGACGAGGCCGAGGAGACAAGCGATCCGGATCCTGCCCGGACCGCGCCCGAGTCGGCGAGCCACCTCGCCTTCGAAGACGTCTCGTTCAGCTACAGCCCCGACAAGCCGCTCATCGACGGACTCGTCCTCGAGGCGCACCCGGGGAGCACCGTCGCGATCGTCGGTCCGACGGGCGCCGGTAAGACCACCCTCGTGAACCTCATCATGCGGTTCTACGACGTCGACTCGGGCCGGATCACCCTTGACGGCGTCGACACCCGCACGATGACCCGCGACGACCTGCGCGCACGCACGGGCATGGTGCTGCAGGACACGTGGCTCTTCGCCGGGACGATCCGCGAGAACATCGCCTACGGACGTCCGGATGCCTCGGACGAGGAGATCGTCACCGCAGCGACGGCCGCCTACGTCGACCGGTTCGTGCACGCGCTTCCGGACGGCTACGACACGATGCTGGACGACGAGGCGACGAACCTCAGCGTCGGCGAGCGGCAGCTGGTCACGATCGCCCGCGCCTTCCTCGCCGATCCGCGGATCCTCATCCTCGACGAGGCGACGTCCTCGGTCGACACCCGCACAGAGCTGCTCATCCAGCGCGCGATGTCGCGTCTCCGCGCGGATCGCACGGCGTTCGTCATCGCGCACCGGCTCTCGACGATCCGCGACGCCGACCTCATCCTCGTGATGGAGAACGGATCGATCGTCGAGCAGGGGTCGCACGAGGAGCTGCTGCGAACGCGCGGCGCCTACTGGCGGCTGTACAACGCCCAGTTCGAGGGCGCGATCGGCGATGAGGAAGCGGAAGAGCCTGTGCTGGTCGGCGCTCCGCCGGTCCCTACCACGGCGACGATCCTCGCCGCCAGCGCTGAGGAGGACTTCGAAGCCCTCGAGGGGTAG
- a CDS encoding ABC transporter ATP-binding protein, with amino-acid sequence MLGKLLVRYLSPAWLLIIAVVVFQLAQSIASLMLPTLNADIIDKGVVTGDIDYIWQTGGVMLVVSLVQVVCAIIAVYFGSRLAMGMGRDVRGDLFHRVVAFSQREVGQFSAPSLITRNTNDVQQVQMLVQVSATLMVSAPMLAIGGIIMAVREDAGLSWLMAVAIPILLIIVGLIVWRMVPAFTQMQKKIDRVNQIMREQLTGIRVIRAFVREREERVRFATASEDVMATGLKAGNLMAIMFPAVMLVMNVSSVAVIWFGAFQVQDNGVQIGTLIAFLSYLMQILMGVMMATFMFVMIPRAAVCANRIGEVLETEPSVVAPADPKAAPEALGRIEFDHVDFAYPGADEAVLHDLTFSVAPGTTTAIIGSTGAGKTTLVGLVPRLFDVTAGTVRVDGVDVRDYEPDLLWKRIGLVPQRAFLFSGTVASNLRYGDEDATDEELWRALELAQAKDFVEEMPGGLEAQIAQGGTNVSGGQRQRLAIARALAKQPGIYVFDDSFSALDLRTDAELRRALDTHLPHATRLVVAQRVSTIQHADQIIVLDHGRMVGVGTHEELVETNDTYREIVDSQLAAEATA; translated from the coding sequence GTGCTCGGCAAGCTCCTGGTGCGCTACCTCAGCCCGGCGTGGCTGCTCATCATCGCCGTCGTCGTCTTCCAGCTCGCCCAGTCGATCGCCTCGCTCATGCTGCCGACGCTCAACGCCGACATCATCGACAAGGGCGTCGTCACCGGCGACATCGACTACATCTGGCAGACCGGCGGGGTGATGCTCGTCGTCAGCCTCGTCCAGGTGGTCTGCGCGATCATCGCCGTCTACTTCGGCTCGCGGCTCGCGATGGGGATGGGCCGTGACGTGCGCGGCGACCTGTTCCATCGGGTTGTCGCGTTCTCGCAGCGCGAGGTCGGTCAGTTCAGCGCCCCGTCGCTCATCACGCGCAACACGAACGACGTGCAGCAGGTGCAGATGCTCGTGCAGGTCTCGGCGACCCTCATGGTGTCGGCGCCGATGCTCGCGATCGGCGGCATCATCATGGCGGTGCGCGAGGACGCGGGCCTGTCGTGGCTCATGGCGGTCGCGATCCCGATCCTCCTCATCATCGTGGGGCTCATCGTGTGGCGCATGGTGCCTGCGTTCACCCAGATGCAGAAGAAGATCGACCGCGTCAACCAGATCATGCGCGAGCAGCTCACCGGAATCCGCGTCATCCGGGCCTTCGTGCGCGAGCGCGAGGAGCGCGTCCGCTTCGCGACCGCGAGCGAGGACGTGATGGCGACGGGCCTCAAGGCCGGAAACCTGATGGCGATCATGTTCCCCGCCGTCATGCTCGTCATGAACGTCTCGAGCGTGGCCGTCATCTGGTTCGGCGCCTTCCAGGTGCAGGACAACGGCGTGCAGATCGGCACGCTCATCGCCTTCCTGAGCTATCTGATGCAGATCCTCATGGGCGTGATGATGGCGACCTTCATGTTCGTCATGATCCCGCGCGCCGCCGTGTGCGCGAACCGCATCGGCGAGGTGCTCGAGACCGAGCCCTCGGTGGTCGCTCCCGCCGACCCCAAGGCCGCTCCCGAGGCTCTCGGGCGCATCGAATTCGACCACGTCGACTTCGCGTACCCGGGCGCCGACGAGGCGGTGCTGCACGACCTCACGTTCTCGGTCGCTCCGGGCACGACCACGGCGATCATCGGCTCGACGGGTGCGGGGAAGACGACCCTGGTCGGTCTCGTGCCCCGGCTCTTCGATGTGACCGCCGGCACCGTCCGCGTCGATGGAGTCGACGTGCGCGACTATGAGCCCGATCTGCTGTGGAAGCGGATCGGTCTCGTCCCGCAGCGCGCCTTCCTCTTCTCGGGCACCGTCGCCTCGAACCTCCGCTATGGCGACGAGGACGCGACCGACGAGGAGCTCTGGCGCGCGCTCGAGCTCGCGCAGGCGAAGGATTTCGTCGAGGAGATGCCGGGCGGGCTCGAGGCCCAGATCGCGCAGGGCGGCACGAACGTATCCGGAGGCCAGCGGCAGCGGCTCGCGATCGCGCGGGCGCTCGCCAAACAGCCGGGCATCTACGTCTTCGACGACTCGTTCTCGGCATTGGATCTGAGAACGGATGCCGAGCTCCGCCGCGCGCTCGACACGCATCTGCCCCACGCCACGAGGCTCGTCGTGGCGCAGCGCGTGTCGACGATCCAGCATGCCGACCAGATCATCGTGCTCGACCACGGGCGCATGGTGGGCGTCGGAACCCACGAAGAACTCGTCGAGACGAACGACACGTACCGTGAGATCGTCGATTCGCAGCTCGCGGCGGAGGCGACGGCATGA